In a single window of the Allobranchiibius huperziae genome:
- a CDS encoding exodeoxyribonuclease III — MRLISANVNGVRAAHRRGGLAWIAEQQPDVVALQEVRATDAQLRAVLDDVGMGDWSVAHTEAADAGRAGVAILAPVPLTDVRVGLPGFEQAGRWVQARVGDVTVASTYVHTGEAGSPREEEKLAFLDRIGERMSELVAEKAVLTGDLNICHTALDLRNVKGNVGKSGYLPQEQAHLDRWAAAGWRDVVRADAGAVDGPYTWWSWRGKAFDNDTGWRIDYQWASPALAALATGARVGRAASYAERWSDHAAVVVDYGAG; from the coding sequence TTGCGCCTGATCTCGGCCAACGTCAACGGCGTTCGCGCCGCTCACCGCCGCGGCGGCCTGGCGTGGATCGCCGAGCAGCAGCCGGACGTCGTCGCGTTGCAGGAGGTGCGCGCCACCGACGCTCAGCTGCGCGCGGTGCTGGACGACGTCGGGATGGGCGACTGGTCGGTTGCGCACACCGAGGCGGCGGATGCCGGTCGCGCAGGTGTGGCGATCCTGGCGCCGGTTCCGCTGACCGACGTGCGGGTCGGACTGCCCGGTTTCGAGCAGGCCGGCCGGTGGGTGCAGGCGCGCGTCGGTGACGTGACGGTGGCCTCGACCTACGTGCACACCGGTGAGGCGGGCAGTCCCCGCGAGGAGGAGAAGCTGGCCTTCCTGGACCGCATCGGTGAGCGGATGAGCGAGCTGGTGGCCGAGAAGGCAGTGCTGACAGGGGATCTCAACATCTGCCATACCGCACTCGACCTGCGCAACGTGAAGGGCAATGTCGGCAAGTCGGGGTATCTGCCGCAGGAGCAGGCGCACCTCGACCGGTGGGCGGCGGCCGGGTGGCGGGACGTCGTACGCGCGGACGCCGGCGCCGTGGACGGGCCGTACACGTGGTGGTCCTGGCGCGGCAAGGCGTTCGACAACGACACCGGGTGGCGCATCGACTACCAGTGGGCGTCACCGGCGCTCGCTGCCCTCGCGACTGGCGCGCGGGTAGGGCGTGCCGCGTCGTACGCCGAGCGGTGGAGTGACCACGCGGCAGTCGTCGTCGACTACGGCGCGGGGTGA
- a CDS encoding adenylyltransferase/cytidyltransferase family protein, translating to MRGCVGYAPGVYDLFHVGHLNILRRARERCDYLIAGVVSDEMAERAKGRTPVVPTSERLEIIQHIVFVDEAIIETVPRKLDTWREHPFDVIFKGDDWRGTAKGDRLEQDFAAVGVTVCYLPYTIHTSSTLLREALHHAAS from the coding sequence GTGAGGGGTTGCGTTGGCTATGCGCCGGGGGTGTACGACCTCTTCCATGTCGGCCACCTCAACATCCTGCGGCGAGCCCGCGAGCGGTGTGACTACTTGATCGCGGGAGTCGTCTCCGACGAGATGGCCGAGCGGGCCAAGGGGCGGACCCCGGTCGTCCCGACATCAGAACGGCTGGAGATCATCCAGCACATCGTCTTCGTCGACGAGGCGATCATCGAGACCGTCCCGCGCAAGTTGGACACCTGGCGCGAGCATCCGTTCGACGTCATCTTCAAGGGGGACGACTGGCGCGGTACCGCGAAGGGCGACCGGCTCGAGCAGGATTTCGCCGCGGTCGGAGTGACCGTGTGCTACCTGCCGTACACGATCCACACATCGAGCACGTTGCTGCGGGAGGCGTTGCACCATGCCGCGTCGTGA
- a CDS encoding LamG-like jellyroll fold domain-containing protein, with protein sequence MPVAVVRPTEPRVHATPGSTWRGGWGALVITALARAALAMLASLLLWSMVPVAIGWHSTVVMSNSMAPQLKTGDIVASRPIAPQDVRIGQVLLADDPDHAGRLRMHRLVAVRPDGRLTLRGDANRTDDSTPISRSAVHGVASLRSPWIGKPVFLLRTHQGAALLPILAALLVLVSAAFVFRPEDEDDDVERDGLATSTALASAVPSHLDTPRAMTPPGYAARHASAPAAPRRRSRLVLVGLSVAAIATGAALPASASSSFTDTTVNAGDAWSAADYFSCANAVQAANPYFFYPLGEQSGNTATDASGGGRNGTYQPSRAGATSGTTAGPCGTDRATTLNGSSGYISTPTYLVGPNTFSLEIWFKTTTTRGGVLMGFSDAQTGAAKTAGDRVLYITNYGQLVFGVNPGRVAYVNTAGKVNDGTWHLATATLSNAGMRLYLDGQLADSDTTVTSGRSFNGYFRIGDNDLQGFPAAPTSNFLNASIYNAALFGSALTAAQVSAHYDAAS encoded by the coding sequence GTGCCCGTTGCAGTCGTCCGCCCCACCGAGCCGCGGGTGCACGCCACCCCCGGCTCGACGTGGCGCGGCGGCTGGGGCGCCCTCGTGATCACCGCTCTCGCGCGCGCGGCTCTGGCGATGCTCGCCAGCCTGCTGCTGTGGTCTATGGTGCCGGTCGCGATCGGCTGGCACAGCACCGTCGTCATGAGCAACTCCATGGCGCCGCAACTGAAAACCGGCGACATCGTCGCCTCTCGCCCGATCGCGCCGCAGGACGTGCGGATCGGCCAGGTGCTCCTGGCCGACGACCCCGACCACGCCGGGCGACTGCGGATGCACCGGCTCGTCGCCGTACGCCCGGACGGGCGCCTCACGCTGCGCGGTGACGCGAACCGCACCGACGACTCCACCCCGATCTCCCGGAGCGCGGTCCACGGCGTCGCATCGTTGCGCTCGCCCTGGATCGGCAAGCCGGTCTTCCTCCTGCGCACCCACCAGGGCGCTGCCCTGCTCCCGATCCTGGCCGCGCTCCTCGTGCTGGTCTCAGCGGCGTTCGTCTTCCGCCCGGAGGACGAGGACGACGACGTCGAGCGGGACGGGCTCGCCACCTCGACCGCGCTCGCCTCTGCCGTCCCGTCCCACCTCGACACCCCCCGCGCGATGACACCTCCGGGGTACGCCGCGCGACACGCCTCCGCGCCCGCCGCGCCGCGGCGTCGCAGCCGGCTCGTGCTCGTCGGCCTCAGCGTCGCCGCGATCGCGACCGGGGCTGCGCTTCCCGCGAGCGCCTCCAGCTCGTTCACCGACACGACGGTCAACGCGGGTGACGCCTGGTCGGCGGCGGACTACTTCAGTTGCGCGAACGCCGTCCAGGCTGCCAACCCCTACTTCTTCTACCCCCTCGGCGAACAGAGCGGGAACACCGCGACGGACGCCTCGGGTGGCGGACGCAACGGCACCTATCAGCCCAGCCGTGCCGGGGCCACGAGCGGCACCACCGCGGGCCCGTGCGGGACCGACCGGGCGACGACGCTCAACGGCAGCTCGGGGTACATCAGCACCCCGACCTACCTCGTCGGCCCGAACACCTTCAGTCTGGAGATCTGGTTCAAGACCACCACGACCCGTGGCGGGGTGCTGATGGGCTTCTCCGACGCCCAGACGGGTGCCGCGAAAACGGCGGGCGACCGGGTGCTCTACATCACCAACTACGGTCAGCTCGTCTTCGGGGTCAACCCGGGCCGGGTTGCGTACGTCAACACGGCGGGGAAGGTCAACGACGGCACCTGGCACCTGGCGACCGCCACCCTCTCCAACGCCGGGATGCGGCTCTACCTGGACGGCCAGCTTGCCGACAGCGACACGACGGTGACGAGCGGCCGCAGCTTCAACGGCTACTTCCGGATCGGTGACAACGACCTGCAGGGTTTCCCCGCCGCGCCGACCAGCAACTTCCTGAACGCCAGCATCTACAACGCGGCGCTCTTCGGGTCGGCACTGACCGCAGCCCAGGTCTCAGCCCACTACGACGCCGCGTCCTGA
- a CDS encoding Gfo/Idh/MocA family protein: MKIGVVGLGKMGLSHLSMINAHPDVEVAGIVDSAGYLLDVLGKYTGMQRFSDYETMLDTVELDAVLIATPTRMHEPMVRAALERDLHVFCEKPLCLTSAESIALGELADERGLVTQVGYHNKFVGAFQEVRNLLDAKAIGQVTHVLAEAYGPVVLRAKGSTWRSRKSEGGGCLYDYAAHPIDLLTWYLGAPVGVGGSQLRRVFSDHTEDEVLATMYFEEGVSSQISVNWSDESCRKMTTKVTIWGTAGRIQADRQECQVYLRDTVEPPPGYQHGWNTKYTTELTDPTWFYLRGEEYSAQLDYFVQRVRAGKVEGVNTFQSAAVTDRALELISQDAAVGTSLRELRPAQPTPATTTDRMKRRIFRKQP, translated from the coding sequence ATGAAGATCGGTGTCGTCGGACTCGGCAAGATGGGGTTGTCCCACCTGTCGATGATCAATGCGCATCCGGATGTCGAGGTCGCAGGCATCGTCGACTCGGCCGGTTACCTCCTGGACGTCCTCGGGAAGTACACCGGCATGCAGAGATTCAGCGACTACGAGACCATGCTGGACACGGTCGAGTTGGACGCGGTCCTCATCGCCACCCCGACCCGCATGCACGAGCCGATGGTCCGCGCCGCGCTCGAACGAGACCTGCACGTGTTCTGCGAAAAGCCGCTCTGCCTGACATCGGCCGAATCCATCGCCCTCGGCGAACTCGCCGACGAACGTGGGCTGGTGACCCAGGTCGGCTACCACAACAAGTTCGTCGGAGCGTTCCAGGAAGTACGAAATCTCCTCGACGCCAAAGCGATCGGACAGGTCACCCACGTACTGGCGGAGGCGTACGGGCCCGTCGTCCTCAGGGCGAAGGGGTCGACCTGGCGCAGCCGTAAGTCCGAGGGCGGCGGCTGCCTCTACGACTACGCGGCGCACCCGATCGATCTGCTGACGTGGTATCTCGGCGCACCGGTCGGCGTCGGCGGCTCCCAGCTGCGGCGCGTCTTCTCCGACCATACGGAGGACGAGGTGCTCGCGACCATGTACTTCGAGGAGGGAGTGAGCAGCCAGATCAGCGTCAACTGGTCGGACGAGTCCTGTCGCAAGATGACCACGAAGGTGACGATCTGGGGTACGGCCGGCCGCATCCAGGCCGACCGTCAGGAATGCCAGGTCTACCTGCGCGACACCGTCGAGCCCCCGCCCGGCTATCAACACGGCTGGAACACCAAGTACACCACCGAGTTGACCGACCCGACGTGGTTCTATCTGCGCGGGGAGGAGTACAGCGCGCAACTGGACTACTTCGTGCAGCGCGTCCGGGCAGGCAAGGTCGAAGGCGTCAACACGTTCCAGAGCGCCGCGGTCACCGACCGTGCCCTCGAGCTGATCTCACAGGACGCCGCCGTCGGGACCTCCCTGCGCGAGTTGCGCCCTGCGCAACCGACCCCAGCAACGACCACCGATCGCATGAAGCGACGCATCTTCCGGAAGCAGCCATGA
- a CDS encoding HAD-IIA family hydrolase, producing MTNRRPVECWLTDMDGVLVHEEHALPGAPEFLAKLQASGRRFMVLTNNSIYTRRDLRARLLASGIDLPEEAIWTSALATAQYLQDQRAGGSAYVLGESGLTTALHEVGYIMSQRDPDYVVLGETRTYSFETITRAIRLIDNGARFIATNPDATGPSAEGSLPATGAIAALITKATGVDPYYIGKPNPLMMRSALNQIDAHSETTVMIGDRMDTDIRSGLEAGMRSILVLSGSTRAEQVGRYPYVPTWVKDGIHDVVPMIDELAPVTGRGQDAAS from the coding sequence ATGACCAACAGGAGACCGGTCGAGTGCTGGCTGACCGACATGGACGGGGTGCTCGTCCACGAGGAGCACGCGCTGCCCGGGGCTCCTGAGTTCCTGGCGAAGCTGCAGGCGAGCGGGCGCCGCTTCATGGTGCTGACGAACAACTCGATCTACACCCGCCGCGATCTGCGGGCGCGGCTGCTGGCCAGCGGGATCGACCTGCCCGAGGAGGCGATCTGGACCTCGGCGCTCGCAACCGCGCAGTACCTGCAGGATCAGCGGGCCGGCGGATCGGCGTACGTGCTGGGGGAGTCGGGGCTGACGACCGCCCTGCACGAGGTCGGCTACATCATGTCCCAGCGCGACCCGGATTACGTGGTGCTGGGGGAGACCCGCACCTACTCGTTCGAGACCATCACCCGCGCGATCCGCTTGATCGACAACGGTGCCCGCTTCATCGCCACCAACCCCGACGCCACCGGACCGTCGGCGGAGGGCTCGCTGCCGGCGACCGGCGCGATCGCCGCGCTCATCACCAAGGCGACCGGCGTCGACCCGTACTACATCGGCAAGCCGAACCCGCTGATGATGCGCAGCGCGCTCAACCAGATCGATGCGCACTCCGAGACGACGGTGATGATCGGCGACCGGATGGACACCGACATCCGCAGCGGTCTGGAGGCGGGGATGCGCTCGATCCTGGTGCTGAGCGGGTCGACGCGCGCCGAGCAGGTGGGTCGCTACCCGTACGTGCCGACCTGGGTCAAGGACGGCATCCACGACGTGGTGCCGATGATCGACGAACTCGCCCCGGTGACGGGCCGTGGTCAGGACGCGGCGTCGTAG
- a CDS encoding S10 family peptidase, which yields MADADKTDTAPTSSPAPAADPGDHLTHTSHTLDLPGGPLHYTATTGRVVLREESVEDGVWKGHVPRAQVGITAYTLDDADPHTRPVTFAFNGGPGSSSLWLHMGLLGPRRVVMGDVGELAVPPYDLADNTETLLIDSDLVFIDPVSTGRSRVVEGGKPKDFHAFKRDLETVAEVIRRWVTKEGRWMSPKFLAGESYGTTRAAGLAQLLQDEMGMYLNGLMLISSVLDFGTAEFDGHDDRGHVMYLPFYAATAHRHGKHPGRSLQDVLTEAEEYAARDYPWALSRGNRLTADERADAVRRIASLTGLSEDYVDRADLRIEHWRFFGELLRDQGLTVGRLDSRFTGPAASGIAEHMDADPSMDAIVGPYAAAYQEYSHTELRNTDDAPFSVFGKGVLEDWSYKEFEGRSVYVADRLERAMRANEHLRVQIAYGYYDGATPYYAAQQTVAHLRLPQSRLDNIEHHFYDAGHMMYVHQPSREQQSRDLAAFVRSASGGPRISR from the coding sequence ATGGCCGACGCCGACAAGACTGACACCGCCCCGACGAGTTCGCCTGCACCTGCGGCGGATCCGGGCGATCACCTCACCCACACCAGTCACACCCTCGACCTGCCCGGCGGACCGTTGCACTACACGGCCACGACCGGGCGGGTCGTGCTGCGCGAGGAGTCCGTGGAGGACGGCGTGTGGAAGGGGCACGTGCCCCGCGCCCAGGTGGGGATCACGGCGTACACCCTCGACGACGCCGACCCGCACACCCGGCCGGTCACCTTCGCGTTCAACGGCGGCCCTGGCAGTTCCAGCCTCTGGCTCCACATGGGACTACTTGGACCGCGACGCGTCGTGATGGGCGACGTCGGTGAGCTGGCAGTGCCGCCCTACGACCTTGCCGACAACACCGAGACGCTGCTGATCGACAGCGACCTGGTCTTCATCGACCCCGTCTCGACTGGTCGCTCGCGGGTCGTCGAGGGCGGCAAGCCCAAGGACTTCCACGCGTTCAAGCGCGACCTGGAGACCGTGGCCGAGGTGATCCGTCGGTGGGTCACCAAGGAGGGCCGCTGGATGTCGCCGAAGTTCCTGGCGGGCGAGTCCTACGGCACCACCCGCGCGGCCGGGCTCGCGCAGCTGCTGCAGGACGAGATGGGCATGTACCTCAACGGTCTGATGCTCATCTCCAGCGTGCTCGACTTCGGCACCGCCGAGTTCGACGGGCACGACGACCGCGGCCACGTGATGTACCTGCCCTTCTACGCCGCCACCGCGCACCGACACGGCAAGCACCCCGGCCGCTCGTTGCAGGACGTGCTCACCGAGGCCGAGGAGTACGCCGCCCGCGACTACCCGTGGGCACTCTCCCGCGGCAACCGGCTCACCGCCGACGAACGGGCCGACGCCGTACGCCGGATCGCCTCCCTCACCGGACTCAGCGAGGACTACGTCGACCGGGCCGACCTGCGGATCGAGCACTGGCGCTTCTTCGGTGAGTTGCTGCGCGACCAGGGCCTGACCGTGGGTCGCCTGGACTCCCGCTTCACCGGCCCGGCCGCCTCCGGCATCGCCGAGCACATGGACGCCGACCCGTCGATGGACGCGATCGTGGGCCCGTACGCCGCGGCGTACCAGGAGTATTCGCACACCGAGCTGCGCAACACCGACGATGCGCCCTTCAGCGTCTTCGGTAAGGGAGTGCTGGAGGACTGGAGCTACAAGGAGTTCGAGGGCCGCTCCGTCTACGTCGCCGACCGGCTGGAGCGGGCGATGCGCGCCAACGAGCACCTGCGCGTGCAGATCGCCTACGGCTACTACGACGGAGCGACGCCCTACTACGCCGCGCAGCAGACGGTCGCCCACCTGCGGTTGCCGCAGTCACGGCTGGACAACATCGAGCATCACTTCTACGACGCCGGGCACATGATGTACGTCCACCAACCGAGCCGCGAGCAACAGAGCCGCGACCTGGCGGCGTTCGTCCGCTCGGCCTCCGGGGGCCCGCGAATCAGTAGGTGA
- a CDS encoding glycosyltransferase family 4 protein, whose protein sequence is MTPTLLIANPSADVYGSDLQMLQTVSAMRGRGWRVVVAIPGNGPLVPLLTARGAEVEFLSFPVVRRSNMSAAGILALGVDAARSLPGMRRLLKSVAPDAVYVNTVTIPWWITAARSGRIGVVCHVHEAEAEDRRAIRVALNTPLLAANSLIAISPSVVDATVRDVPALKRRTHLIYNGVPQPSAEPTAAPEPRPFRLVVIGRLSPRKAPHIALEAVAQLRRAGRDVRLEVCGTPFAGYEWYEEELRARAEDDDLAGSVTFSGYVSPVWPALARSHAVLAPSLREPFGNAVVEAQFACRPVIAAAAMGHLETVQHEATGLLVPPGQADAMAASAARLMDDPGLATSLAQRARVRALDRFTVDRYGTEVADLIGGLCRDRRQAHRHVASTRPREVVRGA, encoded by the coding sequence ATGACCCCGACCCTGCTCATCGCGAACCCTTCGGCGGATGTCTACGGCTCGGACCTGCAGATGCTCCAGACCGTATCGGCGATGCGCGGCCGAGGCTGGCGAGTGGTCGTGGCCATCCCCGGCAACGGACCGTTGGTGCCCCTCCTCACCGCACGCGGCGCGGAGGTCGAATTCCTTTCCTTCCCCGTGGTGCGCCGATCGAACATGTCCGCCGCCGGGATACTTGCTCTGGGCGTCGACGCCGCGCGGTCGCTGCCGGGCATGCGGCGCCTCTTGAAGTCCGTCGCTCCCGACGCCGTCTACGTGAACACAGTCACCATCCCCTGGTGGATCACCGCGGCGCGATCCGGCCGAATCGGTGTGGTCTGCCACGTGCACGAAGCGGAGGCGGAGGATCGCCGAGCGATCAGAGTCGCACTGAACACACCATTGCTCGCTGCCAATTCGCTCATCGCCATCAGTCCGTCGGTGGTGGATGCGACCGTTCGCGACGTGCCGGCGCTGAAGCGACGGACACACCTGATCTACAACGGTGTCCCCCAGCCATCCGCCGAGCCCACCGCCGCCCCGGAACCACGGCCGTTCCGGCTGGTCGTCATCGGGCGCCTGTCGCCGCGCAAGGCGCCTCACATCGCACTGGAGGCTGTGGCTCAATTGCGTCGCGCCGGACGCGACGTCCGCCTGGAAGTCTGTGGGACGCCGTTCGCCGGGTACGAGTGGTACGAGGAGGAGCTCCGCGCCCGCGCCGAGGACGACGACCTCGCAGGCTCGGTGACCTTCTCCGGATACGTCTCACCCGTCTGGCCGGCACTCGCCCGATCGCACGCCGTCCTCGCGCCGTCCCTGCGCGAACCCTTCGGAAACGCCGTGGTCGAAGCGCAATTCGCGTGCCGGCCGGTCATCGCCGCCGCCGCGATGGGACACCTCGAAACTGTTCAGCACGAGGCGACGGGCCTGTTGGTCCCCCCAGGGCAGGCCGATGCGATGGCTGCCTCAGCGGCTCGCCTGATGGATGACCCGGGCTTGGCGACGTCCCTGGCCCAGAGGGCGAGGGTCCGCGCTCTCGACCGGTTCACGGTCGACCGCTACGGCACCGAGGTTGCCGACCTCATCGGGGGCCTGTGCCGTGATCGCCGCCAAGCGCACAGGCACGTTGCGTCCACCCGACCACGAGAGGTCGTGCGTGGCGCATGA
- a CDS encoding DUF3775 domain-containing protein encodes MSEHTSEELDAAREAAQQAVDTATSWDYSAGEAKIADKLREGLDAAGVTLEQDEFDRLVGEIDALAQDENAGTPTVRAAQPR; translated from the coding sequence ATGAGCGAGCACACCTCCGAAGAGCTCGACGCGGCACGCGAGGCCGCGCAGCAGGCGGTCGACACCGCCACGTCCTGGGACTACAGCGCGGGCGAGGCGAAGATCGCCGACAAGCTGCGCGAGGGTCTGGACGCGGCCGGCGTGACGCTCGAGCAGGACGAGTTCGACCGGCTGGTCGGTGAGATCGACGCGCTGGCTCAGGACGAGAACGCCGGCACGCCCACCGTGCGCGCGGCCCAGCCCCGCTGA
- a CDS encoding DUF1972 domain-containing protein codes for MSHTTAAGAVSPPTVRILGTHGIPAAYGGFETAAENVALYLHAHGWRVVVYCQEQGVGPMREDVWRGIERVIVPVDRDGWLGTSTFDWITVRHAARHRDVCLTFGYNTAIFNVLQRIRGIPNVINMDGIEWSRARWGKLRQAILYTNERIACAVGDHLIADHPCINDYLERKAPARKISTITYGAHRVSEASTEPVLDMGLTPGNYLTLICRPIPENSILELVQAFSAKSRGHQLAIFGNYTPDTDPYHRAVMDAASDEVRFVGAIYEPAQVAALRLHSAIYLHGHTVGGTNPSLVEAMAVGNPVVAHDNPYNRWVAGDGALYFDDVESASSCITELLDSADLRESLSAASRARHAREFTWEHVAGQYEAVLRQFATSHDRSARTRAGVGT; via the coding sequence ATGAGTCACACGACAGCAGCCGGAGCGGTATCGCCGCCGACGGTCCGAATTCTGGGGACGCATGGAATCCCCGCCGCGTACGGCGGATTCGAGACCGCGGCCGAGAACGTAGCGCTCTACCTCCACGCCCACGGGTGGCGGGTGGTCGTCTACTGCCAGGAGCAGGGTGTCGGCCCGATGCGGGAGGACGTCTGGCGCGGCATCGAACGCGTCATCGTGCCGGTCGACCGCGACGGATGGCTCGGCACCTCGACCTTCGACTGGATCACCGTGAGGCACGCGGCACGCCATCGTGACGTGTGTCTGACGTTCGGGTACAACACCGCGATCTTCAACGTGCTGCAACGGATTCGTGGCATCCCCAACGTCATCAACATGGACGGCATCGAGTGGTCCCGCGCCCGGTGGGGGAAGTTGCGCCAGGCGATCCTCTACACGAACGAGCGGATCGCGTGCGCCGTGGGCGATCACCTCATCGCCGACCACCCCTGCATCAACGATTACCTCGAGCGCAAGGCACCGGCACGCAAGATCTCGACGATCACCTACGGCGCCCACCGCGTCAGCGAGGCATCGACCGAGCCCGTGCTCGACATGGGGCTGACGCCCGGCAACTACCTCACGTTGATCTGCCGCCCGATCCCGGAGAACTCGATCCTCGAGCTGGTGCAGGCGTTCTCGGCGAAGTCCCGCGGACATCAGTTGGCGATCTTCGGCAACTACACACCCGACACCGATCCCTACCACCGAGCCGTGATGGACGCGGCGAGCGACGAGGTGCGCTTCGTCGGTGCGATCTACGAGCCGGCGCAGGTCGCGGCGCTTCGCCTGCACAGCGCGATCTACCTGCACGGCCACACGGTCGGTGGCACGAACCCGTCGTTGGTCGAGGCCATGGCGGTGGGCAATCCCGTTGTGGCGCACGACAATCCGTACAACCGTTGGGTAGCAGGCGACGGTGCGCTCTACTTCGACGACGTCGAGTCGGCGAGCAGCTGCATCACCGAGCTGCTCGACTCAGCCGACCTGCGCGAGTCGCTGTCGGCGGCGAGCCGAGCGCGGCACGCCCGTGAATTCACCTGGGAGCACGTCGCCGGCCAGTACGAGGCCGTCCTGCGGCAGTTCGCGACGTCCCATGACAGATCCGCCAGGACGAGAGCAGGAGTAGGAACATGA
- a CDS encoding FAD-dependent oxidoreductase produces the protein MQEISHDVVIVGAGNAGTALAAQLLRLGARDVALLDPSRTHVYQPLLSYVGAGMATTAQTRRPRSALVPDGCTWHTQAVASVDPDAGHLTTTDGTRIAYGDLVLCPGARPDWDALPGSRAAMDEAHGSTNYLPELAPKTWELIRGLRSGTAVFTVPDRPVPCGGVAYKPLFLACDHWRRTGVLDRIEVVALVESPTMFGIPQIDRRLERAAQRYGVQVRTGTSVRAIRAEDQTLETTAGELHYDLLHLTPEHRAPEWIAAAGLSDGAGSFITVDERTLQHPRHRRVWGLGDAADTHSSKSGGALRKQVPVVAYNIAAARMEQPLHEYDGYSVAPITTSRSHLLLAEFDRDGGLQPMFGLRDLARPRPWTLAFDRYLQPQLYWHGILPGRL, from the coding sequence GTGCAGGAGATCTCGCACGACGTCGTCATCGTCGGAGCCGGTAACGCCGGCACCGCCCTGGCCGCCCAACTGTTGCGCCTGGGCGCCCGCGACGTGGCGCTGCTCGACCCCAGCCGGACCCACGTCTACCAGCCGCTGCTCTCCTACGTCGGCGCGGGGATGGCCACCACGGCCCAGACGCGCAGGCCCCGCAGCGCCCTCGTCCCGGACGGCTGCACCTGGCACACCCAGGCCGTCGCCTCGGTCGATCCCGATGCCGGCCACCTCACCACGACCGACGGGACCCGCATCGCGTACGGCGACCTGGTCCTCTGCCCCGGCGCCCGCCCCGACTGGGACGCGCTCCCGGGCTCGCGCGCGGCGATGGACGAGGCGCACGGCTCGACCAACTACCTGCCGGAGCTGGCGCCGAAGACCTGGGAGCTCATCCGCGGGCTGCGCTCCGGCACCGCGGTCTTCACCGTCCCCGACCGGCCGGTGCCGTGCGGCGGGGTCGCCTACAAACCCCTCTTCCTGGCGTGCGACCACTGGCGGCGCACCGGAGTGCTGGACCGCATCGAGGTAGTGGCGCTCGTGGAGTCGCCGACCATGTTCGGCATCCCGCAGATCGACCGCCGGCTGGAGCGGGCGGCCCAGCGGTACGGCGTGCAGGTGCGCACCGGCACCTCCGTGCGCGCGATCCGTGCGGAGGACCAGACCCTGGAGACGACGGCCGGCGAGCTGCACTACGACCTGCTGCACCTCACCCCCGAGCACCGTGCGCCCGAGTGGATCGCCGCCGCCGGTCTGAGCGACGGTGCCGGCAGCTTCATCACGGTCGACGAACGCACCCTGCAGCACCCACGCCACCGCCGCGTCTGGGGACTGGGCGATGCGGCCGACACCCACTCCAGCAAGTCCGGCGGGGCTCTGCGCAAGCAGGTGCCCGTGGTCGCGTACAACATCGCCGCAGCCCGGATGGAGCAGCCGCTGCACGAGTACGACGGGTACTCCGTCGCCCCGATCACCACCTCGAGGTCGCACCTGCTACTGGCGGAGTTCGACCGCGACGGCGGGCTGCAGCCGATGTTCGGCCTGCGCGACCTGGCCCGGCCACGACCCTGGACGCTCGCCTTCGATCGCTATCTGCAGCCGCAGCTCTACTGGCACGGGATCCTGCCCGGACGGCTCTAG
- a CDS encoding CDP-alcohol phosphatidyltransferase family protein, protein MSVAQRSPVTSRTPDETLRQTIQRLSGAQKTSKGAPAYSRFVNRKAGRLIAAVAYHCHLTPNAVTLISAGWSLAGIALLVFGSPTTALGIVVTLCLAIGYAFDSADGQLARLRGGGSPAGEWLDHVVDSGKVCALHLAVLVSFYRAGDSARELLVPLMWTWVASVLFFVIILNDQLHRARGTAPAKDAAAPVLRSLLVAPTDYGVLLLTFVLIGQHQLFLWVYGLLLVANIAYLAAGLAKWFRALSHPETTGAPA, encoded by the coding sequence GTGTCCGTCGCACAGCGCAGCCCGGTGACCAGCCGCACACCCGACGAAACCCTGCGCCAGACGATCCAGCGGCTCTCCGGTGCGCAGAAGACCTCCAAGGGTGCGCCGGCCTACTCCCGGTTCGTCAATCGCAAGGCCGGCCGCCTGATCGCCGCGGTCGCCTACCACTGCCACCTCACGCCCAATGCCGTCACGCTGATCAGCGCGGGGTGGTCACTGGCGGGTATCGCGTTGCTCGTGTTCGGTTCACCGACAACGGCTCTCGGCATCGTCGTGACCCTGTGCCTGGCCATCGGGTACGCGTTCGACTCCGCCGACGGCCAGCTGGCCCGGCTCCGCGGCGGCGGCTCGCCCGCCGGCGAATGGCTGGACCACGTGGTCGACAGCGGGAAGGTCTGCGCGCTGCACCTCGCGGTACTCGTGTCCTTCTATCGCGCCGGCGACTCTGCCCGCGAGCTGCTCGTCCCGTTGATGTGGACCTGGGTCGCCAGCGTGCTGTTCTTCGTCATCATCCTCAACGACCAGCTGCATCGAGCACGGGGCACCGCGCCGGCGAAGGATGCTGCGGCGCCCGTCCTGCGCAGTCTGCTCGTCGCGCCCACCGACTACGGCGTTCTGCTGCTGACCTTCGTGCTCATCGGGCAGCACCAGCTCTTCCTCTGGGTCTACGGACTCCTGCTGGTGGCGAACATCGCGTATCTGGCAGCCGGCCTGGCGAAGTGGTTCCGCGCGTTGTCGCACCCCGAGACCACGGGTGCGCCCGCATGA